CCGGGATGTTGCGTTCCTTGTACTTCGTCACCGTCTTGAGGTCGCCCAGTTCCAGCTTGGGCATGCCGCAGCAGCTTTCCTGCTCGACCAGCCGGGTCGGGATTGCGTTGTGCGTCAGCACGGCAGCGAGGTCCTCGACCACGCCGGGCGCGGAGTGGTCGCAGTAGCAGGTGGCGAACAGCGCGAGCCTGCCGCGGGTGCGGCCCGCGGGCACCGCTTCGCCGCTGCCGTCGAGATCGCGCAGGCGCTTGCGCGCGGTCGGCGCGAAGTACTCGGGCACGCGCGCGTTCGCGTCGACGCCCATGGTCTTTTCCAGCAGCTGGCGCGCGGCCGGATTGCGGTTGGCGGCGTTGACCACCTGCACCACTACCGGGATCGAGGCGAGCTTGCCGACGGTGCGCGTGCTGGACAGGATCTTCGACGACAGCGGCGCGCCCTCGCGTTCGAACGCCACCGCCTTGGCGCGCAGCATCAGGTGCGGGAAATCCACGTTCCACGGATGCGGCGGCGTATACGGGCACTTGGTCTGGTAGCACAGGTCGCACAGGTAACACTGCTCGGTGACCTTCGGGTAGTCGGCCTTGTCGACGCCGTCGACCTCCATCGTCTTTGATTCGTCGACCAGGTCGAACAGGGTGGGGAAGGCGTGGCACAGGCTGACGCAGCGGCGGCAGCCGTGGCAGATGTTGAACACGCGCTCCATCTCCGCTTCCAGCGCTGCGGCGTCCCAGAAGGCCGGGTCGTGCTGGCCCAGCGGATGGCGCGTAGGCGCGTCGAGGTTGCCTTCGCGCGTTTCGTGGATGGGGTCGGCCATCGTATTTCCCCCGCGGACTGGAACAGGTCGAGTCAGCAAAGCGTCGATGCACGCAATCCGTCATCCCGGCGGAAGCCGGATCCAGCGCCTTCGGATACTTGCCGAGCCGCTGGATTCCTGCTTTCGCAGGGATGACGATCAGGGTCAGGCGGCCGTGCTCAGGCCATGTCGCCCAGTGCCTTGGTGAAGCGGTTCGCGTGCGAGCGCTCGGCCTTGGCCAGCGTCTCGAACCAGTCGGCAATTTCCTCGAAGCCTTCGTCGCGCGCGGCCTTGGCCATGCCCGGGTACATGTCGGTGTACTCGTGGGTTTCGCCGGCGATGGCGCTCTTCAGGTTCAGCTGGGTGCCGCCGAACGGCAGGCCGGTGGCGGGGTCGCCCACCGCTTCGAGGTATTCCAGGTGGCCGTGGGCGTGGCCGGTTTCGCCTTCGGCGGTGGAGCGGAACACCGCGGAAACGTCGTTGTAGCCCTCGACGTCGGCCTTGGCGGCGAAGTACAGGTAGCGGCGGTTGGCCATCGACTCGCCGGCAAAGGCGTCTTTCAGGTTCTGCTCGGTGCGCGATCCTTTCAAGTTGCTCATGACATCACCTCGTGGCGTTGGGCTGGGAGGGGTTGTGACTGGCGGTCTTGACGGCTGCTCTGGCCGAGCCTAGCGCCGGCCTGGCGCGCAATGAAATTGATTGTCTGGATCGCACGGATAGCTTGCAGCTATCGGCGCGCCGCCTTGCGCGGCGCTGGCGCCGGCGTGGTGGCGGTGTGCGCATCGAGCAGGTCCGCCGGCAATTGCCGGAATACGTCCGCCAGCCGCCGCAGGAATCCGTCCATGGCCGAGCTCTTGCGCCAGACCATGGCGATGCGCCGGCTCGGTGGGTGGCCGCGGAACTCGATCAGGTGCAGGTTCTCCACCGGCGCCACCGGCGGCTTCACCGCGGTGACCGGCAGCAGGGTGATGCCCACGTTCGCCGCCACCATCTGCCGCAGCGTCTCCAGGCTGGTGGCGCGGAAGCCGCTGTGCTCGCCGGCGCCGGTCAGGTGGCAGACCTCCAGCGCCTGGTCGCGCAGGCAGTGGCCGTCTTCCAGCAGCAGCAGGTTCTGGCTGGACAGGTCGCCCAGCTTCAGCTGGCCCTGGTGCTGCGCCAGCGGGTGCGCGTCCGACACCGCCAGCAGGAACGGTTCCTCGAACAGGAACTCGCTGTGCAGGCTGTCCTCGTGC
This genomic stretch from Rhodanobacter thiooxydans harbors:
- a CDS encoding LysR substrate-binding domain-containing protein, whose protein sequence is MNLRDLQYLVALAEHRHFGRAAEACFVSQPTLSTQIKKLEDELGVSLVERTPRKVLLTEVGRDIATRARDVLNEIEQIRGVARRTLDPESGTVRLGIFPTLGPYLLPHALPLVREAFPRLELLLVEEKTEVVLRMLREGKLDAGILALPLHEDSLHSEFLFEEPFLLAVSDAHPLAQHQGQLKLGDLSSQNLLLLEDGHCLRDQALEVCHLTGAGEHSGFRATSLETLRQMVAANVGITLLPVTAVKPPVAPVENLHLIEFRGHPPSRRIAMVWRKSSAMDGFLRRLADVFRQLPADLLDAHTATTPAPAPRKAARR
- a CDS encoding (Fe-S)-binding protein; translation: MADPIHETREGNLDAPTRHPLGQHDPAFWDAAALEAEMERVFNICHGCRRCVSLCHAFPTLFDLVDESKTMEVDGVDKADYPKVTEQCYLCDLCYQTKCPYTPPHPWNVDFPHLMLRAKAVAFEREGAPLSSKILSSTRTVGKLASIPVVVQVVNAANRNPAARQLLEKTMGVDANARVPEYFAPTARKRLRDLDGSGEAVPAGRTRGRLALFATCYCDHSAPGVVEDLAAVLTHNAIPTRLVEQESCCGMPKLELGDLKTVTKYKERNIPVLARMAREGWDFTAAIPSCVLMFKQELPLMFPDDPEVALVRERFFDPFEYLAERHKAGLLKTDFRQSLGKVAWQVPCHQRVQKIGPKTREILQLVPGTEIVTIERCSGHDGTYGVKRKTYALSRKLAKPVESRVQQAAPDHFTSDCPMAGGHIAHGLGDQPAAEHPLSLLRKAYGV
- a CDS encoding rubrerythrin family protein; this encodes MSNLKGSRTEQNLKDAFAGESMANRRYLYFAAKADVEGYNDVSAVFRSTAEGETGHAHGHLEYLEAVGDPATGLPFGGTQLNLKSAIAGETHEYTDMYPGMAKAARDEGFEEIADWFETLAKAERSHANRFTKALGDMA